In Idiomarina sp. PL1-037, a single genomic region encodes these proteins:
- a CDS encoding HNH endonuclease has protein sequence MLDSISIAKGLVQLGFTLAKDNVRAQKFTRHDLTHPVYVKTASQRGKPMYRMPLVLHPALQGSVLPVVRDKVNFNSNWNNSNLVEFPKAVNKNGKFQHYGFALDVVDHEMLRRIISSLQANIPPVESEANSSYETEIEALYQARRGQGTFREKLLKYWQHTCSVSAISLSGILKASHIKPWSESDDTERLDLYNGLLLNPTLDALFDKGLISFSNDGGLLHGKALEEQLGALGINETMRLKRIEEKHLKYLSWHRANVFVG, from the coding sequence ATGCTCGATTCTATTTCTATCGCAAAAGGTTTAGTGCAGCTCGGATTCACATTAGCCAAAGATAATGTTCGAGCTCAAAAATTTACTCGTCATGATCTTACTCACCCGGTCTACGTTAAAACCGCATCACAGCGGGGAAAGCCAATGTATAGGATGCCATTGGTTTTACATCCCGCTCTCCAGGGCAGTGTGCTTCCAGTGGTCAGAGATAAAGTGAACTTTAATAGTAATTGGAACAATTCGAATTTAGTGGAGTTTCCCAAGGCAGTTAATAAGAATGGAAAATTTCAACACTATGGGTTTGCGTTAGATGTAGTGGATCACGAGATGTTACGGCGGATTATATCTTCGCTTCAAGCCAACATACCGCCAGTTGAAAGTGAAGCAAACTCTTCATACGAGACGGAGATTGAAGCTTTATATCAAGCCAGAAGAGGTCAAGGCACCTTTAGGGAGAAGTTACTGAAATATTGGCAACATACTTGTTCAGTAAGTGCTATTTCTTTGTCTGGAATATTAAAAGCCTCACATATTAAGCCTTGGAGTGAATCGGATGACACGGAGAGACTAGATCTTTATAACGGCTTACTTTTAAACCCTACCCTTGATGCACTGTTTGACAAGGGATTGATAAGTTTTTCTAATGATGGTGGACTCCTCCACGGAAAGGCTCTTGAAGAGCAATTAGGAGCTCTTGGCATTAATGAGACTATGCGATTAAAGCGTATAGAAGAAAAGCATTTAAAGTACCTATCGTGGCACAGAGCTAATGTTTTCGTAGGCTAG
- a CDS encoding tyrosine-type recombinase/integrase, with the protein MKYAQFTVKHLKGLEPRSKKYEEWETSSQRNTGRLGVVVYPSGTKTFVFRYYASGKRSYITLGAFPDLSLTKAREKATLLSQSVANCVDPKTLGPTVISAKVQSVTTGTFGELIEYYVSDMRRKGRRTADEVKADLERNALPIIPAGQPANQVSPEQIKRVLAVMIRRGAVAHSNRVRAYLHAAFSAGLKHDNNPADQSSSFLFRLEKNPVTVIPTQRHAEVPRDRLLTENELEKIFEAVNDSQKNGVSADFRLLIKVHLYSGGQRPFEVMNSKWSDIDFETGDWLMRGDITKNGRDHIIPLTQQLTNYLEQLKSFAGVSDLVMPKRNIFTEAAPSSSLAHAYKKIQKRYGIADFQPRDLRRTAKTLMLRHKMGTENHLNRLHNHAFSDVSNRHYNRYDYRDEKLEILESWSKLLDELGGAR; encoded by the coding sequence ATGAAGTACGCTCAATTCACAGTTAAGCACCTGAAAGGGCTGGAGCCTCGCTCCAAAAAATATGAAGAGTGGGAAACATCGTCGCAACGCAACACCGGGCGATTGGGGGTTGTTGTCTACCCTAGCGGGACCAAGACGTTTGTCTTTCGCTACTACGCTAGTGGTAAGCGCAGCTATATCACACTGGGCGCATTCCCTGACCTTTCACTAACAAAGGCTCGCGAAAAAGCAACTCTGCTATCCCAGTCGGTAGCAAACTGTGTTGATCCTAAAACTTTGGGACCAACGGTAATTTCAGCAAAAGTGCAAAGTGTCACTACCGGGACTTTTGGTGAATTAATTGAATACTATGTCAGTGATATGCGTCGCAAAGGAAGGCGCACAGCGGATGAAGTAAAAGCGGATCTTGAGCGCAATGCCCTGCCAATTATTCCTGCTGGCCAGCCTGCGAACCAGGTATCGCCAGAACAAATAAAGCGAGTGCTCGCGGTAATGATACGCCGTGGCGCTGTCGCTCATTCGAACCGGGTCAGAGCTTATTTGCATGCTGCATTTTCAGCCGGTCTGAAGCACGACAACAACCCAGCGGATCAAAGTTCGTCGTTTTTGTTTCGTTTAGAAAAGAATCCCGTGACAGTAATTCCTACCCAACGCCATGCGGAAGTTCCTCGCGATCGACTATTAACCGAAAATGAACTCGAAAAAATTTTCGAAGCGGTTAACGACTCGCAGAAAAACGGTGTCAGTGCGGATTTCAGACTGCTAATTAAGGTTCACCTTTATTCTGGTGGGCAGCGTCCTTTTGAGGTTATGAACTCTAAGTGGAGTGACATCGATTTTGAAACTGGTGATTGGCTAATGCGCGGTGATATTACGAAAAATGGCCGGGACCACATTATTCCACTCACCCAGCAACTAACAAATTACTTAGAGCAACTCAAAAGCTTTGCAGGGGTCAGTGATTTGGTTATGCCGAAACGAAATATTTTTACCGAAGCAGCCCCTTCCAGCAGCTTGGCGCACGCTTACAAAAAGATTCAGAAGCGTTACGGCATTGCAGACTTCCAGCCTCGCGACCTCCGGCGTACCGCTAAAACATTAATGCTACGACATAAAATGGGTACCGAAAATCATCTGAACCGGCTCCACAACCACGCTTTTTCGGACGTATCCAACCGACACTATAACCGTTATGACTACCGCGACGAAAAGCTCGAGATCTTAGAGAGTTGGTCAAAGCTTCTTGACGAGTTGGGAGGTGCCCGATGA
- a CDS encoding LytTR family DNA-binding domain-containing protein produces MSGIIAVTQPGKIKFLRLGDITHITSCGNYVEFHLVTGKRFLSRMTLKQVEQANLSSFIRISRRTIVNVVFINYAHSETGRFNHIVLVNDVELCTSKTYLPNLLSICEIRSPKNSRPEVRKHVYGE; encoded by the coding sequence ATGAGCGGGATCATTGCTGTAACACAACCGGGAAAAATCAAGTTTCTAAGGTTAGGCGATATTACTCACATTACTTCCTGTGGTAACTATGTCGAGTTTCACCTTGTTACTGGCAAGCGCTTTTTAAGCAGGATGACGTTGAAACAAGTTGAGCAGGCAAACCTTAGTTCATTCATTCGAATCTCCCGCCGCACTATTGTCAATGTGGTGTTTATAAATTACGCGCATAGTGAAACGGGTCGGTTTAACCATATCGTTCTCGTCAATGATGTAGAACTTTGTACTTCAAAAACATATCTGCCTAATTTGCTCAGTATTTGCGAAATACGAAGTCCGAAAAACAGTCGACCTGAGGTGCGTAAACATGTGTACGGAGAATAG
- a CDS encoding HAMP domain-containing sensor histidine kinase: MQSLSSHTKHNRWLAIAIIAVAVGGLLVAFWFSAGETLQRNQNAMSSSCQKVQLAVNSLFPASESSQQQVSNPDLMHQALSDAIADTQGVKGGFWHTAQGFMGFAFPTSNNNSSEIGISNDDVPIVRSAVQRSLEQQREVVSVQSNDRVATVVAACPETNHYNLGIWLKKDVQLVPADFSIIVSVLFVLLAIIGGILVVCESVFNRNWHSERDRMVAQAEDNSQAVTVTTEIPEIQPLLLLLYQARQKIQAKERELSHQMNKVIMANQKTLVGRIARSMTALALADLEDMQRKLSKMSEDDIKRKLSQLTELFSSFGEVTSEMGSGKAVSIDVGDFLQSLSDYHEGHGNEKDITLTAIAEDGLKLEADPLLVRFAMDYLIRHIMSFVPVNSEIMLQANAEENFIKIAVSDESSGIEEKNKHLLFHADELAPTQYGIGLKVVRDTLHSQGGDINYEKLEKTSRFNVLIPMTKG, from the coding sequence GTGCAGTCTCTCTCATCTCACACTAAACATAACCGCTGGTTAGCTATTGCCATAATTGCAGTAGCTGTCGGCGGTTTGTTAGTTGCGTTCTGGTTTTCTGCAGGCGAAACCCTGCAGCGCAATCAAAACGCCATGAGCAGCTCTTGCCAGAAGGTGCAGTTAGCGGTAAACAGCCTTTTCCCTGCTTCTGAATCATCGCAACAACAAGTGAGTAACCCCGACTTGATGCATCAGGCACTCAGTGACGCTATAGCCGACACTCAGGGTGTTAAAGGTGGCTTCTGGCACACAGCACAAGGCTTTATGGGCTTTGCATTCCCTACCAGCAATAACAACAGCTCGGAAATTGGCATTAGTAATGACGATGTTCCTATTGTTCGTTCTGCAGTGCAGCGCTCGTTAGAGCAGCAACGCGAGGTGGTTTCTGTACAGTCGAATGACCGTGTGGCAACAGTGGTCGCCGCTTGCCCAGAGACAAACCATTACAACCTGGGTATTTGGCTAAAAAAAGACGTGCAGCTGGTACCGGCAGACTTCTCTATTATTGTCAGCGTACTGTTTGTGCTGCTGGCTATTATTGGCGGCATACTGGTGGTGTGCGAGTCGGTATTTAACCGCAATTGGCACTCTGAGCGTGACCGCATGGTGGCGCAAGCTGAAGACAACTCTCAGGCCGTTACCGTTACCACGGAAATACCAGAAATTCAGCCATTGTTGTTGTTGTTATACCAGGCGCGTCAAAAAATTCAGGCCAAAGAACGTGAGCTTAGCCACCAGATGAACAAAGTCATTATGGCTAACCAAAAAACGTTGGTAGGGCGCATAGCGCGCTCAATGACAGCGCTTGCATTAGCTGACCTGGAAGACATGCAGCGCAAGCTCTCAAAAATGAGCGAAGACGACATTAAGCGTAAGCTTTCGCAGCTAACTGAATTGTTTAGTTCATTTGGGGAAGTCACCTCAGAAATGGGCAGTGGGAAAGCCGTTTCAATTGACGTAGGAGATTTTCTACAGAGCTTATCTGACTACCATGAAGGCCATGGTAACGAGAAAGACATAACTCTAACCGCCATAGCGGAGGATGGGTTAAAACTAGAGGCTGATCCGTTACTTGTTCGCTTTGCAATGGACTATTTAATACGCCATATCATGAGTTTTGTGCCGGTAAATTCCGAAATTATGCTGCAGGCAAACGCAGAAGAAAACTTTATAAAAATTGCTGTTAGCGACGAAAGTTCGGGTATAGAAGAGAAAAACAAGCATTTGCTCTTCCACGCCGACGAATTGGCACCAACTCAGTATGGCATAGGGCTTAAAGTAGTGCGGGATACGCTTCACAGCCAGGGCGGCGACATAAATTATGAAAAACTTGAAAAAACATCGCGATTTAACGTGCTGATACCCATGACAAAAGGGTAA
- a CDS encoding amidohydrolase family protein: MGNNRDNWPKRIIDSHLHIYDDEFPLIENQGHIPEPFYIDDYRNLVRGMPIEGGVIVSGSFQGFEQRYLKAALENLGNNFVGVTQLPGTVSDEKIQQLKEHGIRGVRVNLKRGVHRDIEGIVDFGKRIWDLAGWHLEIYVDSRELDDMVPTLLKLPKLSVDHLGMAKSGLSQVRRLAEGGVKIKASGFGRTEVNIEEAIKTLNETNPDALMFGTDLPGTRSNRSFEPSDITNIVNALDSEEAVDKVFYQNARSFYNLP, from the coding sequence ATGGGTAACAACCGTGACAATTGGCCGAAACGTATAATTGACTCGCATTTGCACATTTATGATGACGAGTTTCCGCTAATTGAAAACCAAGGTCATATCCCTGAGCCTTTTTACATTGATGACTATCGTAACCTGGTACGTGGCATGCCTATTGAAGGTGGAGTCATTGTGTCAGGTTCGTTCCAGGGTTTTGAACAGCGCTACCTGAAAGCTGCGCTGGAAAACCTGGGCAACAATTTTGTGGGTGTTACCCAGTTGCCGGGAACCGTTAGCGATGAGAAAATTCAGCAATTGAAAGAGCACGGCATTCGCGGTGTGCGCGTTAACTTAAAGCGCGGTGTGCATCGTGATATTGAAGGTATTGTTGATTTTGGTAAGCGCATTTGGGACTTAGCCGGATGGCACCTGGAAATCTATGTTGACAGCCGCGAGCTGGACGACATGGTTCCTACTCTGCTTAAACTGCCGAAACTCAGTGTAGACCACTTAGGTATGGCGAAGTCGGGCTTGTCCCAGGTTCGTCGTTTAGCCGAAGGTGGTGTAAAAATTAAAGCCAGCGGGTTTGGTCGTACGGAAGTGAATATTGAAGAGGCCATTAAAACTCTGAATGAAACGAACCCAGACGCGTTGATGTTTGGTACCGATTTACCGGGCACACGCAGTAATCGTTCATTTGAGCCTTCAGACATCACCAATATTGTGAATGCTCTGGATAGCGAAGAGGCAGTTGATAAAGTCTTTTATCAAAACGCCCGCAGCTTTTATAATTTACCTTAA
- the rpoD gene encoding RNA polymerase sigma factor RpoD — translation MQQNRQSQLKVLIAKGKEQGFLTFAEVNDHLPQEIVDSDQVEDIIRMINDMGIRVFESAPDADDLMMAESAADEDAAEEAAQALASVDGEIGRTTDPVRMYMREMGTVELLTREGEIDIAKRIEEGINQVQCSVAEYPEAINFLLEQWDSYEAEELRLTDIISGFIDPDEVDEAPVAATNIGSELPNEELEKEENDDDEDEEEADTGIDPEFARSKFNALREQYEATRQAIAKHGRDGADARVEIDKLSDLFKQFRLVPKQFDRLVKDMRAMMQRVRVQERIIMKISVEQGGMPKRNFMKAFASHENNLAWVDKEIDSGAGYSDTLKEVRGEIERCVNKLVDVERETGLTIAKVKEINRRMSIGEAKARRAKKEMVEANLRLVISIAKKYTNRGLQFLDLIQEGNIGLMKAVDKFEYRRGYKFSTYATWWIRQAITRSIADQARTIRIPVHMIETINKLNRISRQMLQEMGREPLPEELAERMMMPEDKIRKVLKIAKEPISMETPIGDDEDSHLGDFIEDGTLDLPIDSATSESLRNSVRDVLGGLTAREAKVLRMRFGIDMNTDHTLEEVGKQFDVTRERIRQIEAKALRKLRHPSRSEQLKSFLDE, via the coding sequence ATGCAGCAGAATCGGCAATCGCAACTTAAGGTCCTTATTGCGAAAGGCAAAGAACAAGGGTTTTTGACATTTGCTGAGGTCAATGACCATTTACCGCAGGAAATTGTTGATTCCGATCAGGTTGAAGACATTATTCGCATGATCAACGACATGGGTATACGCGTGTTTGAAAGCGCTCCCGATGCCGATGATCTGATGATGGCAGAAAGTGCTGCAGATGAAGACGCTGCCGAAGAAGCCGCGCAAGCATTAGCTTCTGTTGATGGCGAAATCGGCCGTACAACTGACCCAGTGCGCATGTACATGCGTGAAATGGGTACCGTTGAGCTACTGACTCGTGAAGGCGAAATTGACATTGCCAAGCGTATTGAAGAAGGCATTAACCAGGTTCAGTGCTCTGTTGCTGAATACCCGGAAGCCATTAACTTCTTGCTTGAGCAGTGGGACTCCTACGAAGCCGAAGAACTGCGCTTAACCGACATTATTTCCGGATTCATCGACCCAGACGAAGTAGACGAAGCGCCTGTAGCAGCTACTAATATTGGTTCTGAACTTCCTAATGAAGAGCTGGAAAAAGAAGAAAACGATGATGACGAAGACGAGGAAGAAGCGGATACCGGTATCGATCCGGAATTCGCACGCAGCAAATTCAATGCACTTCGTGAACAGTATGAAGCAACACGTCAGGCCATTGCTAAGCATGGTCGTGATGGTGCCGATGCTCGTGTTGAAATCGATAAGTTAAGCGACTTATTCAAACAGTTCCGTTTGGTTCCTAAGCAATTTGACCGTCTGGTTAAAGACATGCGTGCCATGATGCAGCGTGTCCGCGTTCAGGAACGTATTATCATGAAGATAAGCGTTGAACAGGGCGGAATGCCTAAACGCAACTTCATGAAAGCTTTTGCTAGCCATGAAAACAACTTGGCTTGGGTTGATAAAGAGATTGACTCTGGTGCTGGCTATTCCGACACATTGAAAGAAGTACGCGGCGAAATTGAACGCTGCGTTAATAAGCTGGTTGACGTAGAACGCGAAACCGGCTTAACCATTGCTAAAGTGAAAGAAATTAACCGGCGTATGTCCATTGGCGAAGCCAAAGCGCGTCGTGCAAAAAAAGAAATGGTTGAAGCTAACCTGCGTTTGGTTATCTCCATTGCGAAAAAGTACACCAACCGTGGTTTGCAGTTCCTGGACTTAATTCAGGAAGGTAACATTGGCTTGATGAAAGCCGTGGATAAATTCGAATACCGCCGTGGTTATAAGTTCTCAACTTATGCAACCTGGTGGATCCGTCAGGCAATTACCCGTTCAATTGCGGACCAGGCACGTACTATCCGTATCCCGGTTCACATGATTGAAACCATCAATAAGCTGAACCGTATTTCTCGCCAAATGCTGCAGGAAATGGGGCGCGAGCCACTGCCGGAAGAACTGGCAGAGCGCATGATGATGCCTGAAGATAAAATCCGCAAAGTACTGAAAATAGCGAAAGAACCCATTTCAATGGAAACTCCAATTGGTGACGACGAAGATTCTCACCTGGGTGATTTTATTGAGGACGGCACTCTGGATCTGCCAATCGACTCGGCAACCTCGGAGAGCTTGCGTAACTCGGTTCGCGATGTACTTGGTGGTTTAACAGCACGTGAAGCGAAAGTATTGCGTATGCGCTTTGGTATTGATATGAATACCGACCATACTTTAGAAGAAGTGGGTAAGCAGTTTGATGTGACTCGTGAACGAATTCGTCAAATTGAAGCCAAAGCATTAAGAAAACTTCGCCATCCAAGCCGCTCAGAGCAGCTTAAATCGTTCTTGGATGAGTAA
- the dnaG gene encoding DNA primase: MAGLIPKSFIHDLLERADIVEIVDSRVPLKKAGRNHQACCPFHNEKTPSFTVSQDKQFYHCFGCGVHGNAIDFLMEFDGLNFPDAVEELAGIMGVEVPREQPENPQLAQKKQQQVQDDSELMSKTARFFQHQLKHHENSNRVIDYLKGRGLSGETVKRFQIGYAPDAWDSLLSTFGNSAQHRQQLLELKLINRNEKGRHYDFFRDRVMFPIHDRRGRVVGFGGRIIDGDGPKYLNSPETRLFHKGSELYGYWHMQQAIRKPEQVCIVEGYMDVVALSEAGIHYAVASLGTATTSEQLQRLFRTSSRIVCCYDGDRAGRDAAWRALENALPLLRDGLDMAFLFLPEGEDPDSVVREHGAEAFERELKKATPFTEYFFEHLQADIDVSSDAGRSQLLNIAKPLIEKVASEYYRDTLMQRLAEKLRRETSQLERQFEKPQRQSRPKESVKMTPLRKAIALLLQYPQLAQSVPVREELRELRVSGIDLLISLHKQCAERQMTTAQVLEGWRDTEYYQPLQKLALWQHQLDEDNVEQEFNDIFIYLIDQYFEQRANALLKKEQESALTRVERQEYQTLVQYLSKAR; encoded by the coding sequence ATGGCAGGCCTGATCCCCAAAAGCTTTATCCATGATTTGCTCGAACGAGCAGACATTGTTGAAATAGTTGATAGCCGCGTACCGCTGAAAAAGGCCGGTAGAAACCATCAGGCCTGTTGCCCTTTCCATAATGAAAAAACGCCGTCGTTTACTGTTAGTCAGGACAAGCAGTTTTATCATTGCTTTGGCTGTGGTGTGCACGGTAACGCTATTGATTTTTTAATGGAATTTGACGGCTTAAATTTTCCCGATGCGGTGGAAGAGCTGGCCGGCATTATGGGCGTTGAGGTTCCGCGGGAACAGCCTGAAAACCCTCAGTTAGCACAAAAAAAACAGCAACAGGTGCAGGACGACTCCGAGCTTATGAGTAAAACAGCTCGTTTTTTCCAGCATCAGTTAAAGCACCATGAAAACTCAAATCGAGTTATAGACTACTTAAAAGGGCGGGGTTTAAGCGGCGAAACGGTAAAGCGTTTTCAAATTGGTTATGCGCCCGACGCGTGGGACAGCCTGCTAAGTACGTTTGGCAACTCGGCTCAGCATCGCCAGCAGTTACTGGAATTAAAGCTTATTAACCGCAACGAGAAAGGGCGGCATTACGACTTTTTTCGTGACCGGGTCATGTTTCCTATTCATGACCGGCGCGGCCGGGTGGTGGGCTTTGGTGGTCGCATTATTGATGGCGACGGACCCAAATACTTAAACTCTCCGGAGACTCGCCTGTTTCATAAAGGCAGTGAGTTATACGGTTACTGGCATATGCAGCAGGCCATAAGGAAACCAGAACAGGTTTGTATTGTCGAAGGGTATATGGACGTGGTGGCTTTGTCCGAAGCGGGCATTCATTACGCCGTTGCTTCTTTGGGGACGGCCACGACCAGTGAACAATTACAGCGTTTATTCCGTACTAGTAGTAGAATTGTGTGTTGTTACGACGGTGACCGCGCAGGCCGCGACGCCGCCTGGCGTGCATTAGAAAATGCCTTGCCACTGTTGCGCGACGGCCTGGATATGGCGTTTCTGTTCTTGCCGGAAGGCGAAGACCCTGATTCAGTTGTGCGCGAGCACGGTGCCGAAGCCTTTGAGCGTGAATTAAAAAAGGCGACACCATTCACTGAATATTTCTTCGAGCACTTGCAGGCCGACATTGATGTTAGTAGCGACGCCGGGCGTTCTCAATTACTGAATATTGCTAAACCCTTAATTGAGAAAGTGGCAAGTGAATATTATCGCGACACTTTAATGCAGCGGTTAGCAGAAAAGCTTCGCCGAGAAACGTCGCAACTGGAACGTCAGTTTGAAAAGCCGCAACGTCAGTCGCGACCAAAAGAAAGCGTAAAAATGACGCCATTACGCAAAGCCATTGCTTTGTTACTGCAATACCCGCAATTGGCGCAGTCGGTTCCGGTTCGTGAAGAACTAAGAGAACTTCGGGTTAGCGGCATTGATTTACTAATTTCTTTGCACAAGCAGTGTGCAGAACGTCAAATGACTACGGCGCAAGTGTTGGAAGGCTGGCGCGATACTGAATATTATCAGCCTTTGCAGAAACTCGCGTTATGGCAACATCAGCTTGACGAAGACAACGTTGAGCAAGAATTTAACGATATATTTATTTATCTAATTGACCAATATTTTGAGCAGCGTGCGAACGCACTTTTAAAGAAAGAACAGGAAAGCGCATTAACACGAGTTGAGCGTCAGGAATATCAGACGTTGGTTCAGTATTTGAGTAAGGCAAGATAG
- the rpsU gene encoding 30S ribosomal protein S21 — protein sequence MPVVKVKENEPFDVALRRFKRSCEKAGVLSEVRRREHYEKPTSERKRKKAAAVKRHAKKLSRDNARRTRLY from the coding sequence ATGCCAGTCGTTAAAGTGAAAGAAAACGAGCCGTTTGACGTAGCTTTGCGTCGCTTTAAGCGCTCTTGTGAAAAAGCAGGTGTTCTCTCTGAAGTCCGTCGTCGCGAGCACTATGAAAAGCCGACTTCAGAGCGTAAGCGCAAGAAAGCGGCTGCGGTAAAGCGTCACGCGAAAAAACTGTCTCGTGATAACGCTCGTCGTACTCGTCTTTACTAA
- a CDS encoding glycosyltransferase, producing MRENSDVLANSGFRQSVEVQIKDSQGYKRLNMTLVGQQHPDYLILELSRQYCWQDILPMLATEKNVAIKTVSPKGEQVTGVVDILHITQYPQKLLFVSYPRNASVEILRSSPRVGVNCDARLQLQLKERLGEPLTGKIVDISNKGIAFNYFGTSPVDIEDNRGLKAEVRVKTDDEVILLQQLVTRSIKSVGPQLWQLGLSYKEKPNNLQDLVSKLFLHSTPVRELLSDDDPGWDGSDNTLQGESESVQFSTN from the coding sequence ATGCGGGAGAACAGCGATGTTTTGGCAAACAGTGGATTCAGGCAGTCCGTCGAAGTTCAGATTAAAGATAGCCAGGGCTATAAACGTTTAAATATGACACTGGTGGGTCAACAGCATCCCGATTACCTTATTCTGGAGCTTTCCAGGCAGTATTGCTGGCAAGATATCTTGCCAATGCTGGCTACAGAAAAGAATGTTGCAATAAAAACAGTCTCTCCAAAAGGTGAGCAGGTAACGGGCGTGGTCGATATTCTCCATATTACCCAATACCCGCAAAAACTTTTGTTTGTCAGTTACCCCAGAAATGCCAGTGTGGAAATTCTGCGTTCGTCGCCAAGGGTTGGGGTAAACTGCGATGCAAGGCTCCAGCTGCAACTAAAAGAGAGACTTGGAGAGCCTCTTACCGGAAAAATTGTGGATATTTCCAATAAAGGTATCGCATTTAATTATTTTGGTACTTCGCCAGTTGATATAGAGGACAACAGAGGCCTAAAAGCTGAAGTCAGAGTAAAAACAGACGACGAAGTCATTTTGCTTCAGCAACTGGTAACCCGGAGCATTAAGTCGGTTGGCCCGCAGTTATGGCAGCTCGGTTTGTCTTACAAAGAAAAACCAAATAATTTACAGGATTTAGTCAGTAAGCTTTTCCTGCACTCTACGCCAGTCCGCGAACTGCTTAGCGATGATGACCCTGGATGGGATGGTTCGGATAACACTTTACAAGGCGAATCTGAGTCGGTACAATTCAGCACCAATTGA